One window of Phycisphaeraceae bacterium genomic DNA carries:
- a CDS encoding TAT-variant-translocated molybdopterin oxidoreductase, producing the protein MKSLDQCPSTTESHPAEMRAQTRRTLPTLGGSPIWRSLDEYSDTPEFRNWVEREFQSGASVLDGESRRDVLKIMGASLALAGAVALPGCRRPDHKILSYSSEIPEETIPGRALYFATSMPTPTGGAEGLIVETHEGRPTKVEGNPLHPVNQGKSSLWAQSSVLEMYDPDRLSGVTFMNPARGRLDATWADFDVWAAEHFAKYDGTSGRGLAFVVDKVDSPSRERMREKIMTRWPEAEWVPYNAAETNAVAEGSRIALRTPCREVFNLKNAKVVVSLDRDFLENEAGSLVAARDFAASRRVMTSHDEMSRLYVVESRYSNTGAVADHRVRLAPSRVRAFAVALAKAVLRKAGAHAEVLAALDSIQDPGKFEIEVNEDFAGRGGTFIQALVDDLTASGIVGHSLIMAGDSLPAEIHALVHALNSALGNVGSTVSYLPMQPSQYADSANGLTNLVGLLDANRIGTVVCLNVNPVYDAPSDVEFAGAFMKAANRITLTVGQSETQAVSTWSLNGTHYLEQWGDVRSYEGTISPIQPMIAPLYRGRSDIELLATLLGEAPDGHEIVRDTWRETLQWGANFERNWKRALHDGVVANSAPAPGNLNLNARGIADAVGRISLAAGPSTESMDVIFHVGKMHDGRFANNAWLHELPETATRVAWGAPACVSPATAEKLGLEPEGNTENVYIHKMPKGEHVTITIGDRKVTMPLWVMPGLSDDTIVLPLGYGRTVCGAVGNGIGHNGFAMRTAAALAIANGAKIERATGRELVASTQNHWSMENREAIVRQIDFSWWKKHAAEFEAKHDGREEKIDKMYRYEDELNLAESMGELSHTPPNKSIYENPLNKSHADAAAGSVYSKGPQWGMTIDLTTCTGCGTCTIACQSENNIPVVGKYEVAKGRELAWIRVDRYFTGDLNNPSQMLHQPVACVQCENAPCETVCPVTATTHGNEGINHMVYNRCIGTRYCANNCPYKVRRFNFFDYGQVRLAGGLNQETKNLTGDKLNDSLPKNINLIPPRLRERLTQLERMRQNPDVTVRGRGVMEKCTYCIQRINEAKIELKTKSGMQDFARVPDGFVQSACQQACPSNSITFGNLLDNNAAVTKLRNSQRSYMLLGYLDTRPRTTYLLQIRNRNPLLMTKAEIEHDPLHHGGGHGGDHGGGHNEPHRPGGGHEEESHTGEGEHAFLDRVKQVNEKGYRMSLRVLGSGVLA; encoded by the coding sequence ATGAAATCGCTCGATCAGTGTCCATCGACAACCGAATCGCACCCGGCGGAGATGCGCGCACAGACGCGACGCACGCTGCCGACACTTGGCGGCTCGCCGATCTGGCGCAGCTTGGACGAGTACTCCGATACACCGGAGTTTCGTAACTGGGTGGAACGTGAGTTCCAGTCTGGCGCGTCGGTGCTGGATGGTGAGTCGCGCCGTGACGTGCTCAAGATCATGGGCGCATCGCTTGCACTCGCGGGTGCAGTTGCATTGCCGGGCTGCCGCAGACCAGACCACAAGATTCTCTCGTATTCATCAGAGATCCCCGAGGAGACAATTCCGGGGCGAGCGCTGTACTTTGCGACAAGCATGCCCACACCGACCGGTGGTGCAGAGGGTCTGATCGTTGAGACGCACGAGGGCCGTCCGACAAAGGTCGAGGGCAACCCGCTCCATCCGGTGAATCAGGGCAAGAGTTCGCTCTGGGCGCAGTCGTCGGTGCTGGAGATGTATGATCCGGATCGTCTCTCTGGTGTGACGTTTATGAACCCCGCACGCGGGAGGCTCGACGCAACGTGGGCAGACTTTGATGTCTGGGCTGCCGAGCACTTTGCAAAGTATGACGGCACAAGCGGTCGTGGTCTTGCGTTCGTTGTTGACAAGGTTGACAGCCCCTCACGTGAGCGCATGCGTGAAAAGATCATGACTCGATGGCCCGAAGCGGAGTGGGTGCCCTACAACGCAGCCGAAACAAACGCTGTTGCAGAAGGCTCACGCATCGCTCTTCGCACACCCTGCCGTGAAGTGTTCAATCTGAAGAACGCGAAGGTTGTGGTCTCGCTCGATCGCGATTTCCTTGAGAATGAAGCTGGTTCACTCGTGGCGGCTCGCGACTTTGCCGCATCTCGCAGGGTGATGACCTCGCATGACGAGATGAGCCGTCTGTATGTTGTTGAGAGCCGATACTCGAACACTGGTGCAGTCGCCGATCATCGTGTTCGTCTTGCCCCCTCTCGTGTCAGGGCGTTCGCCGTTGCGCTTGCCAAAGCGGTGCTCCGCAAGGCGGGTGCACACGCAGAGGTGCTCGCAGCGCTTGATTCGATACAGGATCCCGGCAAGTTCGAGATTGAAGTGAACGAGGACTTCGCTGGGCGTGGTGGCACGTTCATTCAGGCACTGGTCGATGACCTGACAGCCAGCGGTATTGTTGGCCACTCGCTGATCATGGCTGGCGACTCACTGCCCGCAGAGATCCATGCCCTCGTGCATGCACTCAACAGCGCACTTGGCAACGTCGGCTCTACTGTGTCGTATCTGCCTATGCAGCCATCGCAGTATGCTGATTCTGCAAACGGTCTGACCAATCTTGTCGGCCTGCTTGATGCGAATCGTATTGGCACCGTCGTATGCCTGAACGTCAACCCCGTGTATGACGCGCCGAGCGATGTTGAGTTTGCTGGCGCCTTCATGAAGGCAGCCAACCGGATCACACTGACAGTTGGTCAGTCTGAGACACAGGCTGTGTCGACATGGTCGCTCAACGGCACGCACTATCTCGAGCAATGGGGTGATGTGCGTTCGTATGAGGGAACGATCTCGCCGATCCAGCCGATGATCGCGCCGTTGTATCGCGGTCGATCGGATATCGAGCTGCTTGCAACACTGCTTGGCGAAGCACCGGATGGTCACGAGATTGTGCGCGACACATGGCGTGAAACGCTCCAGTGGGGCGCAAACTTTGAGCGAAACTGGAAACGAGCACTGCACGATGGTGTGGTTGCAAACTCTGCACCAGCTCCCGGCAACTTGAACCTGAATGCACGCGGTATTGCGGACGCGGTCGGGCGAATCTCGCTGGCCGCGGGGCCATCGACTGAATCGATGGATGTGATCTTCCACGTTGGCAAGATGCACGATGGCCGATTCGCGAACAATGCGTGGTTGCACGAACTCCCGGAAACTGCAACGCGGGTCGCATGGGGAGCCCCTGCCTGCGTCAGCCCAGCTACAGCGGAAAAGCTCGGTCTTGAGCCCGAAGGCAACACCGAGAACGTGTACATACACAAGATGCCAAAGGGTGAGCATGTCACCATCACAATCGGCGATCGCAAGGTCACCATGCCGCTCTGGGTGATGCCCGGGTTGAGTGATGACACGATCGTGCTCCCGCTTGGATATGGCAGGACGGTGTGCGGCGCCGTTGGTAACGGCATTGGTCATAACGGGTTTGCGATGCGCACGGCTGCCGCACTTGCGATAGCGAATGGCGCGAAGATCGAGCGTGCGACCGGACGCGAACTGGTTGCTTCTACCCAGAACCATTGGTCGATGGAAAACCGGGAGGCAATTGTCCGGCAGATCGACTTCTCGTGGTGGAAGAAGCACGCTGCTGAGTTTGAGGCGAAGCACGACGGTCGTGAAGAGAAAATCGACAAGATGTATCGGTACGAGGATGAACTGAACCTCGCCGAATCAATGGGTGAGTTGTCGCATACACCTCCTAACAAGAGCATCTACGAGAATCCGCTCAACAAGAGCCACGCCGACGCCGCTGCTGGTTCGGTCTACTCCAAGGGACCGCAGTGGGGCATGACAATCGATCTGACAACCTGCACGGGTTGCGGCACATGTACTATTGCATGCCAGAGCGAGAACAACATCCCCGTCGTTGGCAAGTATGAGGTCGCGAAAGGTCGTGAGTTGGCGTGGATCCGCGTTGACCGCTATTTCACCGGCGACCTGAATAACCCGTCGCAGATGCTGCACCAGCCTGTTGCGTGCGTGCAGTGCGAGAACGCGCCATGCGAGACGGTGTGCCCCGTGACCGCAACAACGCACGGCAACGAAGGCATCAACCACATGGTGTACAACCGGTGCATCGGCACCCGGTATTGTGCGAACAACTGCCCATACAAGGTGCGTCGATTCAACTTCTTCGATTATGGTCAGGTGCGTCTTGCTGGCGGTTTGAATCAGGAAACAAAGAATCTGACAGGCGATAAGCTGAACGACAGCCTGCCGAAGAACATCAATCTCATTCCACCGCGTCTTCGTGAGCGTCTCACACAACTTGAGCGCATGCGTCAGAATCCGGATGTGACAGTTCGTGGCCGTGGTGTGATGGAAAAATGCACCTACTGCATCCAACGCATCAACGAGGCGAAGATCGAACTCAAGACAAAGTCAGGCATGCAGGACTTTGCCCGCGTGCCCGATGGGTTTGTGCAGTCAGCATGCCAGCAGGCATGTCCGAGCAACTCGATTACGTTTGGCAATCTGCTCGACAACAACGCAGCGGTGACAAAGCTGCGCAATAGCCAGCGTTCGTACATGCTGCTTGGGTACCTTGATACCCGTCCGCGTACGACGTACCTGCTGCAGATCCGCAATCGCAACCCGCTGCTCATGACAAAGGCCGAGATCGAGCACGATCCGCTGCATCATGGGGGCGGACATGGTGGTGATCACGGCGGCGGGCACAATGAGCCGCATCGTCCTGGCGGCGGACACGAAGAAGAATCACACACTGGCGAGGGTGAGCACGCATTTCTCGACCGCGTGAAGCAGGTAAATGAGAAGGGATACAGAATGAGCCTTCGAGTGCTGGGATCGGGGGTGCTGGCATGA
- a CDS encoding COX15/CtaA family protein, producing MNTSSSAGVLAALFALGLFWCGIGSASHQRAFMLGATTGLVAAILTTLIVFSSSMVHQPSVGDTPAPGAEGLRPGAVGASIGFVVGASIAGALLASLGSVLVKGPAWLIHARATWTARTTPKRMIIVLAGALVPLIATGSLVTSTRSGLAIADWPRSDSAYMFFYPLSLMAQPNIYFEHTHRLFGMLIGIAAIFAVAYIWLGDASKKARIGVTVALVLISIQGYIGGNRVEEKSQILAVVHGVLAQLIFALVFTCIVWQTTLYRSSSTLHAHPRDRKIKLFGMGFLHASILQLILGATFRHMKASGSTAANHALWTHLGFSAIVVLFGVAAGAMLISRSDTEKDEFEPTARRLGWFSIAVVSLQIVLGFMALFAVMRTLGKPDENVIPNAEDVATMSQVPWSRALTTAAHQFNGALVLAAAAMACVWGRWLKRHTSSASQT from the coding sequence ATGAACACATCGTCTTCCGCTGGAGTGCTTGCAGCACTCTTTGCATTGGGGCTGTTCTGGTGTGGGATCGGGTCAGCATCGCACCAGCGCGCATTCATGCTCGGCGCAACGACCGGATTAGTTGCAGCAATACTCACCACACTCATTGTTTTCTCGTCTTCGATGGTGCATCAACCAAGTGTCGGCGACACTCCAGCACCAGGTGCAGAAGGGCTGCGACCAGGTGCTGTTGGAGCCTCAATCGGGTTTGTTGTTGGCGCAAGCATTGCTGGCGCACTGCTCGCGAGCCTCGGGAGCGTGCTTGTCAAGGGACCAGCGTGGCTCATCCATGCCCGTGCAACATGGACTGCGCGCACGACACCGAAGCGAATGATTATTGTGCTCGCGGGAGCACTCGTTCCTCTGATTGCAACCGGGAGTCTCGTTACCTCAACACGCAGCGGATTGGCTATCGCGGACTGGCCACGCAGTGATTCTGCGTACATGTTCTTCTACCCGCTCAGTCTGATGGCCCAGCCCAATATCTACTTCGAGCACACTCATCGGCTCTTCGGAATGCTCATCGGTATCGCTGCAATCTTTGCTGTTGCATACATCTGGCTTGGCGATGCATCAAAGAAGGCACGCATCGGAGTCACGGTTGCGCTCGTACTGATCAGCATCCAAGGATATATTGGCGGCAATCGTGTTGAAGAAAAGAGCCAAATCCTCGCAGTTGTTCACGGCGTGCTTGCACAACTCATCTTTGCACTGGTCTTTACATGCATTGTCTGGCAGACCACCCTTTATCGTTCCAGTTCCACCCTTCATGCACATCCGCGTGATCGAAAAATCAAGTTGTTCGGCATGGGGTTCCTGCACGCGTCAATCCTGCAGTTGATCCTCGGCGCAACATTCAGACATATGAAAGCAAGCGGCTCAACGGCTGCGAACCACGCGCTGTGGACACATCTTGGATTCTCTGCAATTGTTGTTCTTTTTGGCGTTGCTGCTGGTGCCATGCTCATCTCGCGCAGTGACACCGAGAAAGATGAGTTCGAACCCACGGCACGCCGGCTTGGGTGGTTTTCGATTGCGGTCGTGTCGCTGCAGATCGTGCTCGGATTCATGGCGTTGTTTGCGGTCATGAGAACGCTGGGCAAGCCAGATGAGAATGTCATTCCCAATGCAGAAGATGTCGCCACGATGTCGCAGGTGCCATGGAGCCGTGCTCTGACGACCGCAGC